The stretch of DNA GTATTTTGGAAACCACGCCCAATTTGGTGGTACTGCAAACCATGAGTAAAGCCTATGGATTGGCTGGTTTACGAGTGGGTATGGCTTTTGCTCATCCTGAAGTTATTGGGGTTCTTAATAAAATAAAACCGCCTTATAATGTTAATTCTTTGAGCCAAACTAAAGTAGTAGACGCACTTATTGAAAAGAGAAAGGTAGCAAAGCAAATATCAGAAATCAAAATCGAAAGACTCCGTTTGATTCGTGTTTTGGAACAAATGAACATGGTTAAAACCGTTTTCCCTTCGGAATCCAACTTTGTTTTAGTTGAATTTGAGCAGGCTGATTTGGTGATGGAAAGCCTGAGAAATCAAGGCATCATTATCAGAGATAAATCCAAAGAAATAAAAGATGCTTTACGTCTGACTATTGGTACACCGGAGCAGAATCAATTATTAATAAAAGCACTAAAAAACATTTAAATGAAAAAGGTATTATTTATTGATAGAGACGGGACTTTGGTCATTGAGCCTCCTCAAGATTTTCAGTTGGATAGCTTGGAGAAATTAGAGTTTTATCCTAGCGTGTTTCAATGGCTTTCTCGTATTGTTATGGAGTTAGACTTTGAATTGGTGATGGTCACCAATCAGGATGGCTTGGGAACAGATTCCTTTCCAGAATCAGACTTTTGGCCTGCACAGAATAAAATCATCCAGGCTTTTGAAAATGAGAATATTCATTTCTCAGCCATCAAAATAGACAACAGCTTTCCGGAAGAGAAATCTCCAAATCGTAAACCTAAAACAGGATTATTGCAAGAATATATCTATGGAGATTATGATTTGGCGCAATCATTTGTGATTGGTGATAGAAAAAGTGACATGGATTTGGCTGTAAATCTAAAAGCCCAAGGGATTTTTATGGGGGAAGGAGATGAACTTGCTGTTTTGAATACCACCAGTTGGAAAGCAATTTATGAGTTTTTAAAAGCAAAACCTAGAATATCTAAACTTCAAAGAAAGACCAAAGAAACAGATATTCTAGTCGAACTCAATTTAGATGGAGGAGGGAAGTCAGAAATATCAACGGGTTTGGGATTTTTTGATCACATGTTGGAGCAGATTGCCAAACATGGAGATTTAGACCTTTCTGTAACAGTAAAAGGAGATTTGGAAGTTGACGAGCATCATAGTATAGAAGATGTAGCCATTGTTCTTGGGGAAGCATTTTTACAAGCTTTAGGCTCCAAAAAAGGAATAGAGCGTTATGGTTTTCTTTTACCCATGGATGATTGTTTGGCTCAGGTGGCTTTGGATTTTGGTGGGAGGCCTTGGTTTAATTGGGAGGCTGAATTTAAGCGAGAAAAGATTGGAGAAATGCCCTCAGAAATGTTTTTCCACTTCTTTAAATCCTTTAGCGATGCTGCCAAATGTAATCTCAATATCAAAGCGGAAGGCCAAAACGAACATCATAAAATTGAAGCCATATTTAAAGCTTTTGCCAAGTCTATCAGAATGGCGGTTAATCAGACCAATGGTTTTTCTATCCCAAGCACGAAAGGAAGTCTATGATAGCCATAATAGATTATAATGCAGGAAATGTCAGCTCTGTGAGAAATGCCTTGAGTAATTTGGGTTGTAAAAGCATGGTGACCGATGATTTGGCAATAATAAAACAGGCCGATAAGGTAATATTCCCTGGGGTTGGAGAAGCCAGTTCAGCCATGGTTATATTAAAACAAAAAGGGCTGGATAAAATCATCAAATCCTTAAAGCAACCTGTTATAGGTATTTGTTTGGGAATGCAATTGATGTGTCAGCATAGTGAAGAAGGAAATACAGATTGCCTTGGGATTTTCGATGCAAAAGTCAAAAGGTTTCCAGAAAATGAAATGGTTCCTCACATGGGTTGGAATACATTCAAAAGTAAGGATAATAACATGCTTAGCGGTATTGGAAAAGAAAGTGATGTTTATTTTGTTCATAGCTATTATGCGGAGATTTGTGATTCAACAATAGCCTCCACAGATTATATTTTGCCATTCAGTGCTGCCATGCAAAAAGATAATTTTTATGCTACTCAATTTCACCCTGAAAAATCGGCTGGAATTGGTGCTCAAATCTTGAAAAACTTTTTAGAATTATGAGAATAATACCAGCAATAGATATCATTGATGGCAAATGTGTTCGTTTGTCGAAAGGTGATTATCAGACCAAGAAAATATATAATGAAAATCCCCTCGAGGTAGCCAAGCAATTTCAGGATGCAGGCATACAATATCTTCATGTAGTAGATTTAGATGGAGCCAAAAGCAATCATATTGTGAATCATGCCATGCTTGAAAAGATATGTCGCCATACGAATTTAAAAGTGGATTTTGGAGGAGGGTTAAAATCAAATGATGACCTCCGAATAGCCTTTGAATCTGGAGCAAATCAGATTACAGCAGGAAGTATAGCTATTAAGAATCCTCCGCTATTTTTTGAGTGGTTACAAGAATATGGTTCAAATAAAATCATTTTAGGGGCCGATTGTAATCAAAGAAAGATAGTCACCAATGGATGGTTAGAACATTCTGAAATAGATGTGATAGACTTCATCACAGAAAAGAAGGCCATGGGGATTCAACAAGTGATTTGTACCGATGTGAGCAAGGATGGAATGTTAATAGGTTCATCCATAGATTTATATAAAGAGATTTTAAAAGAAGTAGATATCAGTTTAATAGCCAGTGGAGGAGTGACTTCCATAAAGGAGTTAAAGCAATTATCGGAAATAGGTTGTGAAGGCGCCATCATTGGAAAAGCCATTTACGAAGGAAATATAAGCCTAAAAGAATTGGAGAAGCTATGCTAAAAAAGAGAATCATTCCTTGTTTGGATATTAAGGACGGAAGAACGGTGAAAGGAATCAATTTTATTGGCATACGAGATGCTGGTGATCCTATTGAATTGGCTCAGAAATATGTTGCTCAAGGAGCTGATGAGTTGGTTTTTTTGGATATTACAGCAACTATAGAAAATCGTAAAACGCTAATCGATTTGGTCAAAAGAATAGCGAAAGTTATCAATATTCCCTTTACGGTAGGTGGAGGAATCAATTCCATTGAGGATGTCAGTAATCTAATTTATGCTGGAGCCGATAAAGTGAGTATCAATTCGTCAGCTATTAAAAGACCAGAGCTCATCACTGAAATAGCCAAGAAATTTGGAAGCCAATGTTGTGTAGTGGCTATAGATACAAAATTTGAGAAGAGTGAACATTGGGTATTTATCCACGGTGGAAGAA from Lentimicrobium sp. L6 encodes:
- the hisA gene encoding 1-(5-phosphoribosyl)-5-[(5-phosphoribosylamino)methylideneamino]imidazole-4-carboxamide isomerase; this encodes MMRIIPAIDIIDGKCVRLSKGDYQTKKIYNENPLEVAKQFQDAGIQYLHVVDLDGAKSNHIVNHAMLEKICRHTNLKVDFGGGLKSNDDLRIAFESGANQITAGSIAIKNPPLFFEWLQEYGSNKIILGADCNQRKIVTNGWLEHSEIDVIDFITEKKAMGIQQVICTDVSKDGMLIGSSIDLYKEILKEVDISLIASGGVTSIKELKQLSEIGCEGAIIGKAIYEGNISLKELEKLC
- the hisH gene encoding imidazole glycerol phosphate synthase subunit HisH, which codes for MIAIIDYNAGNVSSVRNALSNLGCKSMVTDDLAIIKQADKVIFPGVGEASSAMVILKQKGLDKIIKSLKQPVIGICLGMQLMCQHSEEGNTDCLGIFDAKVKRFPENEMVPHMGWNTFKSKDNNMLSGIGKESDVYFVHSYYAEICDSTIASTDYILPFSAAMQKDNFYATQFHPEKSAGIGAQILKNFLEL
- the hisF gene encoding imidazole glycerol phosphate synthase subunit HisF, with product MLKKRIIPCLDIKDGRTVKGINFIGIRDAGDPIELAQKYVAQGADELVFLDITATIENRKTLIDLVKRIAKVINIPFTVGGGINSIEDVSNLIYAGADKVSINSSAIKRPELITEIAKKFGSQCCVVAIDTKFEKSEHWVFIHGGRTRTTVKTVAWAKQVSDLGAGEILLTSMNSDGTKSGFDLDITNQVSEIVNIPVIASGGAGSELHFKEVFENTKATGALAASIFHYAEIPIPELKQYLFSEGISIRKT
- the hisB gene encoding bifunctional histidinol-phosphatase/imidazoleglycerol-phosphate dehydratase HisB, with product MKKVLFIDRDGTLVIEPPQDFQLDSLEKLEFYPSVFQWLSRIVMELDFELVMVTNQDGLGTDSFPESDFWPAQNKIIQAFENENIHFSAIKIDNSFPEEKSPNRKPKTGLLQEYIYGDYDLAQSFVIGDRKSDMDLAVNLKAQGIFMGEGDELAVLNTTSWKAIYEFLKAKPRISKLQRKTKETDILVELNLDGGGKSEISTGLGFFDHMLEQIAKHGDLDLSVTVKGDLEVDEHHSIEDVAIVLGEAFLQALGSKKGIERYGFLLPMDDCLAQVALDFGGRPWFNWEAEFKREKIGEMPSEMFFHFFKSFSDAAKCNLNIKAEGQNEHHKIEAIFKAFAKSIRMAVNQTNGFSIPSTKGSL